The Numenius arquata chromosome 6, bNumArq3.hap1.1, whole genome shotgun sequence sequence TTCATGCTGGAAAACTTTATTACTGATTTGTTTGACTTGCCTTTTGGAAAGTATACAAGACATGGGAGGATATTACTTGACAAATGTGTGTCAGACCCAGATTTATGTGGTGTTATATCCAAAATTACATGTaaagaaacttaatttcttttcaaatataaagATTTTGTTTAATACTTAAAAAGCAAGGGAGTGCTGAGGGAAGTGCAAAGCTGTTCTGTAATGGAGCAGCAAGAATGAGATAGAATTTCTTTGAGCAAAGCCAGTGCCGAACTCATGCTTACCCTAGAattagagggggaaaagaaatacaTGAATACTCTGAAACCTAATCTAATCCTTATCACATTTCACTGTGCATATAAATTTCTTTGAGAGCTATCTGTTCTTTGCTCTGGAGTATGAATACTACTGAAGGTGTTAGTTGGTCCTTCTGCTTTAGTTCAGTCTGTTACAGCATCTTGTACTTGAATTCCAAGTTCACCTATCAGCAATCAACTATAACACTATAGTTGGCTGAATCTATGAATTGCTGAACCAAAGAAAGTCAGTCTTCTAGTAAAATGTTTTGGCATTACAAGATGATCATCTTCATTCTTAcgaaaagcaagaaaatacttcCTGGACTACTGTATCTGTAAAACTGAATTTCTATTACTAGGGAGCCTGATGTCATAGTATGACAACTTGCACCTAACTAGTGTACTGAATTAAACATTGTTAGTGACATAGTTTTGTAAGCCTCTACCAAAAGTGATCCATGGTGTTCTTTGGGTCCTTCTCATGACTGTGCATCGCTTACATTTGGTAGCTGACATGCGGTCTGCTTACTTTACAGATTGTAACTTCTGCATCAACAGATCTTCAGGACTATACGTACTACTTTGTTCCTGCTCCTTGGTTATCTGTAAAACTTCTGAGGCTGTTACAATGCTATCCACCTCCAGGTAATGCACAAATCACAGCAGTGGTCATCTCTCTTATTCAGTACACTAGCTCCAAAGAGCTACTGTGCTGTAGTGTTACCACAAGTGTTGCAAGCTTGTTGTCTTAAGACAAGGACACTGAGTCTGAACTCTTAAGTGTTTCAGATTGCTCTAAGTAATAGGGCCTTTTGAATTACATCGTGTTTAATTTTAACGAAGTGTCAAATCAGTGTGCATTTTATAAGCCAGTCGCAACTGCCATTTTAAACATTCTTTAATGTTATCAACTGTATTAAAGCTGTCAAATATATTATAGTGGAGATTgcgtttggctttttttctcaaCCAGACAGAACTGTGGCTTAGAATTCTTTTGCCAACTGTATATTGGGGGAGGGTGAACTGTTTTTAATGTATCAGAGTACTTCCAGTTTATTCAGATTTAGCAAGGTGGAAGGTCTAAGACAGGGATTAGGGTGTTGAGCAAAATGAAGTTGTCCAACGGCTCATTCTTCTCCAGAAGACCCTGCGGTACGTGGTCGTCTAACAGAATGCCTGGAAACTATTCTTAACAAAGCGCAGGAGCCACCAAAGTCAAAAAAAGTACAACACTCAAATGCAAAGAATGCTGTGCTGTTTGAGGCAATAAGCTTAATTATACATCATGACAGGTGAGCTGTGAACACTTCTATtatgagagggtttttttaaagtataaagcTGTGCCTTTGTCTTGAACACTAAATGGAATTTTACTGGCGAGGGGAAGTGGGGAGAAGGAAACACAACCACAGCAATGGAATTGAACAGTATTAATGAACTGTGGTGCTGTCggcatatttattttattgctttgttcttgctgcttctttttttgtttttctggtgttttgtgTTGATCCCACCACTTTAATCCAACAGAGATTATTTGCTCACAGTatctcaatttttatttcaccATCAGGGCATTCTAGCAGACactttaaagcattttaagaaaCTTGCACTGCAGAAATAGTATTCTGTATTGGGTGTTCTCAAACCTGTTGCTTTTAACCCTTTCACTTTCTCTCCTGTTCTGTGCAGTGAGCCAAATCTACTAGTCCGTGCCTGTAACCAGCTAGGTCAGTTCTTGCAGCACCGAGAAACTAATTTGCGTTACCTAGCACTGGAAAGCATGTGCACGCTTGCCAGCTCTGAATTCTCACATGAGGCTGTGAAAACACACATAGAAACAGTTATCAATGCATTGAAGGTAAATATTTAAGTGTGCAATCTGTTTTTGAGTGTTGTCTTCTCCCCTGCCTCAATGTCCTTTCCCCCACTGTCCCaagcctcttccccccccccccccattaagtTGATAATACTTGGGAACCAAATGAGTTATTCTCAAAAGTCTGCTTTAGGTTTTTTCCTTAACCCTGCAAAAATCTTGCTGTGCTGGCAACGATGGAGGTCAGCTTCAGTTTATTTCTGCAGCTTACTAATAAATCTGATACTTTTAGCTGTGGCCCATGTAATACTTCGGTGTAGGCTAAAGATGAATAATTCTTTCAAAGCGGTGAATGCTGGAGAGACTTTGTTTTATTACTGTCTTGCTGCTCTCAGACACTATTCCTTCACTGCAATAGCTTATGGGTAGCAGTAGAGCAGATCAACTTCCACTGCAGAATCAGAAAGTCAAGAAACCAGAAAGGCATATTCAGAGGCTGTGGTTATGTGAAAAAGCAGAAGTCAAAAGAGGAAGACTGATTGGCATGTAAATTTATTTGCACACTTCAGTGTTTTCGTGTATGGTTTTCTTCCAAGCTCATGCTGTAGCATATTAATATATTTGTCAAACTTTGAAGTATGTATCTGTTCTAGCTGGACTTCTGTTGATACAAGGCAAACCCAGTACTAAACCTGCAGGTAGCTAATTGTTCATCAGCCTGGTGACAATTTGACAATTTCAGCCAGTTAATAGTGCATTTGTGGCCAGTGGTACCAGTTACCCAGTGCACAGTGGATCGCAAACTCATTCACCCTAGTTAAGGTAGTAGTGGAATACTCTCTACAAAGTCCTCCATCCTTTCAGCACTTGTACAGATTTGGATATGTATACTAGAGAAATAAAACCTGATGATTTGAAATTTCATAATATTATCTAAGAACAGGAAGCTGTCTTAGTCTCCAGTGACCTTTTTCTAGGTGACTGAAAGTGAGAATAATATGAGAAACTCATAGTTTATGTGAAGGATATTCTGCATCTGAAAGAttatgaaaatgcatttgtttcaaaCTTGACTGTGGATTATAGTAAGTTTCATCTCTTCAGTAAGTTGCATGTGCTTTCCAAATAAAGATGAAATCATCTTGACTTTTTGCTGTGTGTCCTTTTGCAGACTGAAAGAGATGTAAGTGTGCGACAAAGAGCTGTAGATCTCCTGTACGCGATGTGTGACCGAAGCAATGCCCAACAGATTGTGGCTGAAATGCTCAATTACTTGGAGACTGCTGATTATTCCATTAGAGAAGAAATTGTGAGATATTTgtggtttcttatttttttctggtttggcaGATGATGTGAATTTCATTCTGTTAATTTACTACTCTTAAAAGAATAGGTCAATCAGTATAAATGCAACTGATAACAAATTATGTGGAGGTTTCTTCCTATGCATATTGTATTGATTGTTTGGTTTGGGTTATAGGAATCTTAGTATGACCTGAAGAAGACAACTATACTTTTGACTCTGGTCTGTCTCTgctagtttgatttttttccactttctttttttttttagagatctCCCTTTTCCTAGTTGGTCCTGTCTTGGTGATGGTGTTTTTAtaggaaacaaaaatgttcaaTAAATAGCTCTTAATCACTTAAGTACACAGTTGAAAAGCCACAGATGCAACATACTTGAATGAATTATGCGGAAAGCATTATGTAGCTGGCAACTAGTGTGTGTTGGCACAGAATTTCAATGTTCATCTTTCACCTTAGCTGTGGGAACAAGTAGGCAAGCTGATGCGTCTGAAACTGAGACTTCTGGGCTACCATGGGGTATCACTAGGTGTATATGAAAGTGAATCTTGATATGTAGCTTATAGTAGAAGCTAGTCAACCTTCTTTATTCTATTATGTGTGTTCAGGTTCTGAAAGTTGCAATTCTAGCTGAGAAGTATGCAGTGGATTATACCTGGTATGTGGATACAATTTTGAATCTGATTCGCATTGCTGGTGACTATGTCAGTGAAGAGGTGTGGTATCGAGTTATTCAGATTGTCATCAACAGGGATGATGTTCAAGGGTATGCAGCAAAGACTGTTTTTGAGGTGAGAATTAACTGTTTTTAATTCACTTTCAAAATAGGTAGGAATTAGGTAAACACCACATGATCTAGCAGGTGTGCGTGCTTCCCCATAATAGGGAGGAGTAAAAATATGATCCTGAATGTTTCAACAAAACACTGCTGAAGCACTTAGTAAAACTAGCACCATAGATTTTCAGAGCCGGTGACTGTATTAAGTTGATAAGAACGTTCTCTGGCTTAAGTAATGTTAGAATACTCCTGGTACAGTTCTGATTTTGGTGAGGGAGGGCAAGGGGGAtcatgctgggttttttgttgttttgctgggTGGCATTGAATGGCTGGCTTAGTAAGGAAATTACATTACGTGGAAAATTACTGAAATGTAGTAAAAATAGAAGCCTTTTACAGGgcagcttgctgcttttttttttttttttttcagttttctgcatgCAGGAATCCAAAACACTCAAAATGATAACTTGATCCTTCTGGAAGCATATATCCATTTCTTCTGTCCATGATCTGATAAAACTGGAATTTGAGCTATTAAAGGACAGCACTTTCAAATGTTTGGCCTTGTTGCTCTGACTTCATTTGGGTTCTTTTACATGggcttttcacttttttatttcctttcctgaatGTTTAAGCTGACTTTCAGAACTCATCCCTGCTATATGTTTCTTCATACTcaaaaaagacagtattttcattttggaCAACTTCAGCATGTTCTTGCAAGGTTTAAATTAAGTATATTAACATCCTTCTGACACCCCTAAAGAAGTAAGGGGAGACTTAAACAAGTCTAGCTGTATCTGTCCTCAAAAGTCCACAGTGCTGTCAGATGGGCCTAAGAGTTCTCTTAAGTAATATTTATGTTAGAGAATCTTCTGTAAAGTCATACTACCTATCATGCTTTTCTCATAAGTGCTCTGTAGTGCCTAGACTTATGATCTGCTCTTACAGGAAAGAGGACTAGGAAACTGGACATGGAAGTGACAGAAAAGATCTTTTTTGATATGCTACAGATCATTGACTATCAGTGTGTTCTTACAGGCCCTTCAAGCTCCAGCATGCCATGAGAATCTTGTAAAAGTAGGTGGCTACATTTTGGGAGAATTTGGAAATCTGATAGCAGGTGATCCAAGATCAAGGTAAAACACCTTCTAAAATACTAAAGTGAAGTAGTAACACTTTCTGTAAAGAATCTAATGTCTACTTAATATTCCTAAAGGCTGGTTAACAAATGATTCAACTCTTGCTAGTAATGCATTAATAAGAATTATCATGTCTACGAAACTGAACTAATTCTCTCTTCTCATGTTTTAAGTCCCCTCATCCAGTTCAACTTGCTACATTCCAAGTTTCACCTGTGTAGTGTTCCTACCCGAGCTCTCCTTCTGTCTACCTACATCAAGTTTGTGAACCTGTTTCCAGAAATCAAAACTACAATTCAAGATGTATTGCGCAGTGACAGTCAGCTAAAGAATGCTGATGTagagctgcagcagagagctGTTGAGTATTTGAGGCTCAGTACTATTGCAAGTACTGATATATTGGTAGGtataaagtttgggtttttttattatgcaGAACTCTTTAGCTGTGTCTTCTGTCAAAAAGTAAACTCCACTTAATCTTACCTGattgctcagaaatgttaatgtaGAATTAAGGAGCAACAATGTAGGTGCTGATTCTTTTAGTCTACCAAATTCAGTTGCAATCATCTTTAAATTAAAGTTGTTACTGCTTTAGTGGGACGAAAGACCATTAAAGCATGTTAATCTGGAGCTGGGAAGCCAGAGAAAGCTGACTTAGTACAGGGTCCTACAGTATTTGGATATCAAAAGgctggtgctttgtttttgaggaCTTACTTGATGGCAGGCCGGAAACTTCTAAttgtgctgtggggtttttttttttgtctgtagaaGTTCACAGTTCTAACCTGATGCTCTCAGGTCTGACCAGAGCTTGGCACACTTGACAAGTCTTGACAGCTAATAAATGCTTAGGTCTGACTAGATCCTTGGGTAATTTTCTGTGGTTTCATTGTAGGTCTGCTTGACTTAAGAACCATTAGGTCTGCTGTGatctaatttttaactttttttttaataggcctGTACCAGAGAAGTGATATGCTCCTGTTCTCTTAAAGAACTGCTTTGGGAGGAaagttttaaataactttttcaaaGCAAGTCTACTCCATCACTGTACAATAAACTACGTAGTCATTTTCTATGTGGATAATTACTTCTGCTTTTGCCCCATGTAATCTATAAGGATGTATATCTTCAAAGACTCAGAAACTGGTTTGGCTTTTTCtgtaagtttaatttttttttttttcttttttgtgataagGCTACAGTGCTGGAGGAGATGCCCCCTTTTCCAGAGAGGGAGTCTTCTATTTTGGCTAAACTCAAGAAGAAGAAAGGGCCAGGCACAGTTACTGacctggaagaaattaaaaaggagagGAGCTCTGATATGAATGGAAGTGCTGAACCTGCCTCTGTTAATGCCAGTGCTGTTGTGAGTTCAAAAGCTGTTACTTCACTAATTTAGATGGTGTACAAGTGAGGAAAGAATGGTTTCCTTGAAGTGGCTTCTTAGGGGGTTTAAAACTTCTTATCTCAAATTAAGACACTGGGCGTATGCTGTAAAGTAGCAAGGGAACATATAGCTGCTTTTACCCCACTGTGCACTTGGATGCAGTTGTCTTTTGGAAATATTATGTAAATGGAGACAAACTGTCTGCAGCCTAAAAAAGTCTCTTCTACATTGTTACTTtgaaaaatattgctgtaaaCTTAGGGGAATCTCTTTGGTGAAATTGCTGTGAAGGTGAGATAATAgaattaacatttaaaaggaGTAACTTGAATTTCAGAGTATCAGCTGTTCTTCTGCTTAGTCTAACATGGTAGATAGTTTATGTTACTGTTTTTACTAGAAGTGGACAACACGGACTTAACATGAATGTCCTGAAATCAGTATAATGGTGTTACTGTCTATTTGACAGTACTATTTCAGTTCAGTAACGGTAGACTAGGCCACAGTCTTGTTTTTTCCTCAGCGGAAACTTCTCATTTTATTGTCAATTAAAGCTGGTAGGGTGAATCATTCCCATAATGTAATActtgtttctggttttaatgaCTAGCATAACTTGTAATTACATTTGAGATGTAGTAGTAGATTACCTAAGAGAAGGAAATACTGAGCACACTCCCTCCTCcgtttttttaaagcataattcTTTAACTCTTAGTCATTGCAGCATGTATGAGTAGATGTTCCAAGTGCAGCATCTTTGAATGGACACAAATACCTTTCCAGCAGAAAAGTTGCTGAATTTTCTTTGCATGCCAAATTGACTGATGTGACTGGCAGTTAAAATTGCATTGTGCTTTGAGCTTCATTTTATGCCTTGCAGCCATGAAGAAATTCTGTTGTGTTACCTTCATCAGTGGCTTTGGTGTGACTCTGGCTTAGATGCTGAGTATATGTTCCAAATTGGAGTTCAGCTGGTCATTTTCAGTAGTTCTTATTGATTGGCTTCTGAAAATTTTTTGCCAAGGAATTTTTTGTTATATTGCATCAAATTCAGTCTCTGGAGAATACGATAACTTTGAGTTGGGTTTCAAAAACAAGATTTCAGACTCAATCCAAGCGAATCTCATGACTCATCTTCAGCATATCTGCCATATCATAGGCTGCTAATGTCTGATACATGAACATTTTGTTTAACAGTCTGTGCTTTGTTCTTGCATGTGACTTGGGCACATATATGTAGCCTCTGTTGTAAAGGCAAGACCTTATCTTTAGTGTTTGCAGCTTGAACTAGCTACAGACTGCTTTTGTGCTGGTTAGGCTTTACATTATTTCTAAGGTTTGCCAAGGTTTGAAAACACAGGACTAAACTGAAAGTCAATTTTAAAGATGCTGTGATGTTTTTAATTTAGGTTTGTGTAAAAGCCACTGCCTGCCTTGCTGGATTCTTcatgaaagaaaaccaacacaCTTGAATCTTATTCCCTACAGTACTTAAATTCCCTTGAAATtaggaggggagaaaaggaggaaaaacgtTGTCATCTTTCTTCTACAGAATCAGATTCTGGACAGatgaattttgtttttttatttaatggttAGATGGGCATaactcttgaaaaagaaaatcacgtCTGTAAATGACATTCAGTTGAAGTGCAAGGTGATAACTACGTCCATGAAGCCTCCTACATCTATTCAAAGCTTgatttggggtggggagaggcaCTATGTCATAGCTTAGTTGTCTATGCAGAAGAGACGactttgttttagttttgctgtAGTGTAACACTAAAATGTCTTGTCTTCCCTAGTCTACTCCTTCTCCATCTGCAGATCTGCTGGGTCTGGGTGCTGCCCCTCTTGCCAATTCAGCTCCCCCACCGTCCTCTAGTGGTAGTCTGCTGGTGGATGTATTTTCAGATTCCCCTTCTGCAGTTGCACCTCTTGCTCCTGGTTCTGATGACAACTTTGCGAGGTAATTAAGTCACCTTGTAAGGAATCTGAAAAAGAATTTGCCTGTTAAAACaggattagaggaaaaaaaatgtgcaataaCTTATGATTTTATTCCAGCTTATTGAATGCATTCCTGGGTGGTAGTTGTGCAGCAAGAGAGGTGTTCTTGAACTGTGTGCTGGATTGTGCTTGAATACATCTGCTCATGGGAAAACCAAGATTGTAGTAATCGACCTGAGGATATTAGCCACACAGTATTGCCTAGTTCTCATGCTGGATTTGCTTCTTTGTTAAACTAAGCTGCTTGTGCATCTCAATACATCTTGAATTTTGGGGCTATCTTGGCCTGATACGAATATGTTTACTTATTTCCATGAAGTATTCTTGTGTCTCTCCACTTATGGCAAGCTGATACTGGAGCAGTGAGATGGATTATATCCAGAGATTCACAGAATTTCAAATATACTTATATTGTTCTGCTactgtctgacaaacaggtgtgaaaagggggggggggggaagtgcttttcttattttttctttagggGATTTGATACAGATATCTTCCTAATTACATAATCTAGTATAGATGAAGTGTGTTGCTGATCCCTTTAATattaaaagctgctgtggctACACTTAAATGCTCCTTGGctaaaattttgaaaataaatagtacaagatgacagatttttaaagacATTCTGTAATCTCATTGGCCAAAGAATGTGCTACTATTGCCAAGGACCAAATTTTGAATGATGTCATGACAAATTTGTGGTGCATCTTAATATAAAAGACGTAATTAGTGAAAATAATCTGTCTGGATCACTGAGACTTTCATCAAAATTTTATACTAGGCAATGCATTGTTGTGGGTTTAGAGTGACTAAGACTTGATCCTGTGTTTCTCTTGGAAGGCAATAAGCAATGTTTAATCACGCTACACAATACCAAGACTTTAAGAGGATACACAAGCTTGTTaaagcttatcttttttttttaaaaggggggaaaaaaaaatcaatactagTAGCTTCATAAACAAAAGTTACCTAAAAagagttttctctttctgcagaagaaagtATAGCATTGCCCAACCCCTTGGTCCATCTGTAGATGATGAAACACTTCTCTAATGATACTGAGAAGTTGCCTTTTAcagtttcctgtttctttttagtgCTGTTGTCACTTTTATTTCTAATCTGTTACTTGGGTAAGTCATTCTCTGTGTGCCCTGTATTCTTGCCTACACTTAATACTTGTGTGTTTTTAAGAACTGATCTTGCAGCTATAGTTAGAAGTGCCACTAAGGTTGGTGAGGCCTCTGCTTCAAAGCACACATTTGTAGTAATTAAAATACATCTACATATATGGTTTTGAACTAAAACTTTTTTGCTGTTGCAGTTAAGCCTAAAAGGACTTAGCTCTTTAAGAGGTATAAATTTAAGCTACTGAACACCTTCAGCTGTCTCCTGTATTTGGGAAGAATTGCTGGTTCCTAACAATCAGGGAGGGGCGGGGTGGGAGAGAGAAATGTGGGAAAACCTTGCCTAATACCGTTCTAAGTGTACTGAGCTAGGGCAGCTAATAAATTTTTCATGCATTAAACTTAACAGTGCCTTTTTTGAGGAAGGAGGTGAAAGAAAGAACTAAGCACTAAGCTGTCTTTACTAACTCCTGCTATCTCTGTCGCTACTGCCTTTCTTCCTTTGTGCTGCCTGAACTAGCCCTGACCTGGCTTCATCTGAGGTAGTTTCTGAGGAACCAGCTGATACTGTGCATGATGCTGATGAGCTTTTTCACAAGTAAGCAATACTAAAACCTTGCAAGGCTGGGCAACTTCCAGAATATAGTTATAAAGCAAAACTATATTGTTCATTAACTTAATACCAGCAAAACTAGAGAAACAAGTACTGTCAGACTTGTGACTAGAACACATCTGTAGATGCTGTGGATTTTGACAAGCTCATGAATACCCAGGTTAGAGTTGCCTTTATGAGTCAGTGCTGGGCCACTGCTCTAAAATGAGGCAATGCCAGTTGTGTATTGTTTTGCAACTattcacaaaaaaaggaaaaacataagaGTAAATTGTCAAAAATACTGATATTTGGGAGtatgttttaaatgcattttatgcaAAAGGTTGATGTTTGCTGACCACCTCTTCTACTTTTAAGTGAAGAGTGACAAAAAGGACTGAAATCACTGCAGAATGGGCTTCCTCtctcaaaatgggaaaaaaaatacaactctcAGTTGACTTACGTGATACAGAACTGATAAAACAagggattcttttttctttcaggtttaaACAGTCAAAGCTTCAAACTTTTCAATTCTACACCAACCTAATGAGTTTCAGAAGTTGTCAAGAGTATGAATAAGAAATCCTAGTCTGTTGCCTGGTCCTTTGTAGACTGTGTGTATATAGCATATTGTTGCTTCCTTCATAGTTTCTCAGACTTCCTGTCAAATAagaatttcagttcttttaatgTCCTACAAATGGTGGTTTTGGTTGTAAAATTGTCGTTTCTAACTGCAGTTTTCTGCAAAGGCCTCTCTCACAGACTGATGCTCTCTAGGTTAACCACAATCTTCATCCTCTGTGTAGACCCTGAATATTGGGGTTCTAAATATTGTTTAATATGGCTCAATTTACAAcgtgttttccttctcttcccctagGTTTGTTTGTAAAAATAATGGAGTCTTATTTGAAAATCAGTTGCTACAAATTGGATTGAAGTCTGAATTTCGACAGAACCTGGGTAAGAGCGTTCAGGCCAAGTGGTTAGCTGTCCGCATTATCAACCCAGTGCCAGCACGCTATTGTGGATAGGATTTACTTTTTGGCTGCTTAGAGGGAAATGTGATTTCAGGCCTAGCCTGTCTTAGGATCTTCACTGTTTGTGTGTCCCTGGCTTCTGTGTGGGTTCTAGTTTCCTTAAATTTTTCGGTTGTCTTGGTAGCTGAGATGAAGTGGGAGTGTTAAGTGGTACTGTAAGCTCCAGCTCTTGCTGCCTAGTTGTAAGTCTGGTACAGCCAAGGTAATAAAGGACCATTCTCCTCAATTTCCATATCTTGAAGTATAGCTTATTGTAATAATATGATACACAATGCATTTCAGACATGTCTATCATAATACATCAATGCACAAGTTAACAAAAACCTCTAGAAAGGAGCTGGGAATCAAATACAGGCCAGCCTTAGAATTGTTTGCTTCTCCCCTTCTGCATAATTTTTGGTACCATAATAGcttctttatataaaaaaataaccttCTCTGGCAACTGAAGGACTTCCACTGATTATTTAACTGCCTGTGTGACAGCTACTGTGGGAGAGATCTGATGGTTTAATTATTTCATGTTGAACTGTGAATGTCTTGGTAGGATAAACCATGtaaatttatgtttgttttcaaaagctgttttaaagAAAGGTAGAAAACAGTGTATTAGATGCTTGAAGGACAAATAGTTCCATATGATTACATGTGATGTACCTAAAAATTCTAATGTcttttatccttttctttctaGGACGTATGTTCATATTCTATGGAAATAAGACATCAACACAGTTCTTGAATTTTACTCCAACAGTAATCTGCTCAGATGATCTACAGTCAAATATCCTTAAGTGCAGTAGCGTGTGTCTGTTCttatttgggttttgtgttttataCCTCACAAAATTATAATAAAGCTGCTGGATCAAGGCATGGTGTCCTTGAACATGAAGAAATTAGAAACTTGCTGATAACCTTCTAAAGTAAACTTTCTATAGAAAGAACAAGTCTTGCGCAGAGATGGAAGATTCTTTCCTTAAAGCTCTGGTTATAAACACAAATTTTACTATTGGATATAAGACTGAATAAATATGTAATGTAACTCTGTAGCTTTCTCCAGTGTCATGAAGTAGCAGGGGTATAGATGTGGTGTCCTTCAAGTCCTGTGTTAGCAGATAACCTCAGACTTGAGGTGGAGGTAGAAGAAAACCCATACATGATGATGATACTTTAAAATAAGCTCTTAATTTACGGTTTATCCTTAACACTTGGTAGTGCAAATTTAGGATTTCTTGGAGACTATGTAATCAAACTTGTTTGACTCAAAGCATCACTGCAATGTTCACATCAAAATGAGATGTGGGTCCAGTGGGTTTTATTGTGAAGTCTGTCTGTGTCTTCATACCTTTTTGAGAGCATCTTGCTTTAAGAATATCCATGTAACTGAGAATTGTAGGGGTTGTTGCTTCTAGGTGTGTCagtatggagagaaaaaaaaattaaaattcttgctGTACAAGAATTGATCTTTGAATATTCATTAGCATGAGCAGACACAATGCTAATTCCTCATGTAGCTTATTGGAGGATTTGCTAAAT is a genomic window containing:
- the AP2A2 gene encoding AP-2 complex subunit alpha-2 isoform X3: MPAVSKGDGMRGLAVFISDIRNCKSKEAEIKRINKELANIRSKFKGDKALDGYSKKKYVCKLLFIFLLGHDIDFGHMEAVNLLSSNRYTEKQIGYLFISVLVNSNSELIRLINNAIKNDLASRNPTFMGLALHCIANVGSREMAEAFAGEIPKILVAGDTMDSVKQSAALCLLRLYRTSPDLVPMGDWTSRVVHLLNDQHLGVVTAATSLITTLAQKNPEEFKTSVSLAVSRLSRIVTSASTDLQDYTYYFVPAPWLSVKLLRLLQCYPPPEDPAVRGRLTECLETILNKAQEPPKSKKVQHSNAKNAVLFEAISLIIHHDSEPNLLVRACNQLGQFLQHRETNLRYLALESMCTLASSEFSHEAVKTHIETVINALKTERDVSVRQRAVDLLYAMCDRSNAQQIVAEMLNYLETADYSIREEIVLKVAILAEKYAVDYTWYVDTILNLIRIAGDYVSEEVWYRVIQIVINRDDVQGYAAKTVFEALQAPACHENLVKVGGYILGEFGNLIAGDPRSSPLIQFNLLHSKFHLCSVPTRALLLSTYIKFVNLFPEIKTTIQDVLRSDSQLKNADVELQQRAVEYLRLSTIASTDILATVLEEMPPFPERESSILAKLKKKKGPGTVTDLEEIKKERSSDMNGSAEPASVNASAVSTPSPSADLLGLGAAPLANSAPPPSSSGSLLVDVFSDSPSAVAPLAPGSDDNFASNRPEDITDTVHDADELFHKFVCKNNGVLFENQLLQIGLKSEFRQNLGRMFIFYGNKTSTQFLNFTPTVICSDDLQSNILIQTKPVDPTVDGGAQVQQVVNIECVSDFMEAPILNIQFRYGGTFQNLSVKLPITLNKFFQPTEMSSQDFFQRWKQLSNPKQEVQNIFKAKHPMDAEITKAKIIGFGSALLEEVDPNPANFVGAGIIHTKTTQIGCLLRLEPNLQAQMYRLTLRTSKEAVSQRLCELLSEQF
- the AP2A2 gene encoding AP-2 complex subunit alpha-2 isoform X1 is translated as MPAVSKGDGMRGLAVFISDIRNCKSKEAEIKRINKELANIRSKFKGDKALDGYSKKKYVCKLLFIFLLGHDIDFGHMEAVNLLSSNRYTEKQIGYLFISVLVNSNSELIRLINNAIKNDLASRNPTFMGLALHCIANVGSREMAEAFAGEIPKILVAGDTMDSVKQSAALCLLRLYRTSPDLVPMGDWTSRVVHLLNDQHLGVVTAATSLITTLAQKNPEEFKTSVSLAVSRLSRIVTSASTDLQDYTYYFVPAPWLSVKLLRLLQCYPPPEDPAVRGRLTECLETILNKAQEPPKSKKVQHSNAKNAVLFEAISLIIHHDSEPNLLVRACNQLGQFLQHRETNLRYLALESMCTLASSEFSHEAVKTHIETVINALKTERDVSVRQRAVDLLYAMCDRSNAQQIVAEMLNYLETADYSIREEIVLKVAILAEKYAVDYTWYVDTILNLIRIAGDYVSEEVWYRVIQIVINRDDVQGYAAKTVFEALQAPACHENLVKVGGYILGEFGNLIAGDPRSSPLIQFNLLHSKFHLCSVPTRALLLSTYIKFVNLFPEIKTTIQDVLRSDSQLKNADVELQQRAVEYLRLSTIASTDILATVLEEMPPFPERESSILAKLKKKKGPGTVTDLEEIKKERSSDMNGSAEPASVNASAVSTPSPSADLLGLGAAPLANSAPPPSSSGSLLVDVFSDSPSAVAPLAPGSDDNFASPDLASSEVVSEEPADTVHDADELFHKFVCKNNGVLFENQLLQIGLKSEFRQNLGRMFIFYGNKTSTQFLNFTPTVICSDDLQSSLNLQTKPVDPTVDGGAQVQQVVNIECVSDFMEAPILNIQFRYGGTFQNLSVKLPITLNKFFQPTEMSSQDFFQRWKQLSNPKQEVQNIFKAKHPMDAEITKAKIIGFGSALLEEVDPNPANFVGAGIIHTKTTQIGCLLRLEPNLQAQMYRLTLRTSKEAVSQRLCELLSEQF